The proteins below are encoded in one region of Serratia symbiotica:
- a CDS encoding DNA circularization protein — protein sequence MDDIVHDLAGALGIDTLLPASFRGVEFDCLYTRDTLSRDTVAYEYPYRDGAEVEDQGMKAMNFRLSALFWGNRYQTELKAFLKTLKKAGSGELIHPVYGSIPKVQFLEAGVEHEVEPLNAVTVELVFIEATTEQALFATVYPETSTDSLLDSVKKGFSDTMGWVKQGQDTLGRVSNIIASAEYVVQSLANEIQSTLGSALNYLDYPAAFVSDLKTLLSAFTDRLDFNEVTRLTDWQAVRALGKQVITLQDNRFTASHSADSGGVFVSTRHRASIMPQEDRDRVNQVVRLTVISEWVEVAADIMQYESETPTLAATDIERITHDVRSLIVEAIQVQRSMVATWQQQAQLTYGVTQDISNDAAQIAELQALAYTLQTLARGVILTLPPLVRREVKRACNLHLLAFEWYGDRHRAVELARLNPTLRHPNSLQPGDVLYAFAK from the coding sequence ATGGATGATATCGTGCATGACCTGGCAGGTGCGCTGGGCATCGATACGCTGCTTCCGGCCTCGTTCCGGGGCGTTGAGTTCGATTGCCTCTATACCCGTGACACGCTGTCCAGGGATACCGTGGCCTATGAGTATCCTTACCGCGACGGGGCCGAGGTCGAAGACCAGGGCATGAAGGCGATGAATTTTCGTCTTTCTGCGTTGTTCTGGGGCAACCGCTATCAAACCGAACTGAAAGCTTTCCTGAAGACGCTGAAAAAGGCCGGTTCTGGTGAACTGATCCACCCGGTCTATGGCTCCATCCCCAAGGTGCAGTTTTTGGAGGCCGGTGTCGAGCATGAGGTCGAACCGCTCAATGCCGTCACCGTTGAGCTGGTCTTTATCGAGGCGACCACCGAGCAGGCGCTGTTTGCCACAGTCTACCCGGAGACCAGCACCGACAGCCTGCTGGACAGCGTGAAGAAAGGCTTCAGCGATACCATGGGCTGGGTCAAACAGGGACAAGATACGCTGGGCCGGGTCAGTAACATTATTGCGTCGGCGGAGTACGTGGTGCAATCGCTGGCCAATGAGATCCAGAGCACCCTCGGCAGTGCCCTGAACTATCTGGACTACCCGGCAGCCTTTGTCTCAGACCTGAAAACCCTGCTGTCGGCCTTTACCGATCGCCTGGACTTCAACGAGGTGACACGCCTGACTGATTGGCAGGCGGTACGCGCCCTGGGCAAGCAAGTGATCACGTTGCAGGACAACCGTTTCACCGCCTCACACTCTGCCGATAGCGGCGGCGTGTTTGTGTCAACGCGGCACCGCGCCAGCATCATGCCCCAGGAAGACAGAGACCGGGTCAATCAGGTTGTCCGATTGACCGTTATCAGCGAGTGGGTGGAAGTTGCCGCCGATATCATGCAGTACGAAAGCGAGACGCCGACGTTGGCCGCGACGGATATCGAGCGCATCACCCATGATGTCCGGTCACTGATTGTTGAGGCCATCCAGGTACAGCGATCCATGGTGGCCACGTGGCAGCAGCAGGCGCAATTGACCTATGGTGTTACGCAGGATATCAGCAATGATGCGGCACAGATTGCGGAGCTGCAGGCGTTGGCCTACACGCTGCAGACGTTGGCCAGGGGCGTTATCTTGACGTTGCCACCGTTGGTACGCCGTGAAGTTAAACGCGCTTGTAACCTGCATTTACTGGCGTTTGAATGGTATGGTGATCGCCACCGTGCTGTCGAGCTGGCGCGGCTCAATCCGACCTTACGTCATCCCAACAGTTTACAGCCGGGGGACGTGCTCTATGCCTTCGCTAAATGA
- a CDS encoding phage baseplate assembly protein V, whose product MANLTDLIDKRIRRALGGLRLAYRGVLKRVNTEGGVQMTQVSGLASETHPEVEFFQHYGLTSVPPDGAMAIMLPVGGATSHSIVIATEHSRYRLQGLEGGEVALYTDEGASIILKHNKVIAVECDDYQVKCKRYRVEAEENAAFDTPELTATQQVIAEGKISGNGGMAIKGGKGATASFEGNVEHTGGTISSPDVEINGVKQGTHKHTTPSGLSDGPISG is encoded by the coding sequence ATGGCTAATTTGACAGATTTGATTGATAAACGTATCCGCCGCGCTCTGGGCGGCCTGCGCCTGGCGTATCGTGGCGTGCTTAAGCGGGTGAATACCGAGGGTGGCGTCCAGATGACGCAAGTCTCTGGTCTTGCCAGCGAGACCCACCCGGAGGTGGAGTTCTTCCAGCATTACGGGCTGACGTCTGTACCGCCCGACGGTGCCATGGCCATCATGCTGCCTGTCGGCGGCGCGACCTCCCACAGCATCGTTATTGCTACCGAGCACAGCCGCTACCGCCTGCAGGGGCTGGAGGGCGGCGAGGTGGCGCTCTATACCGACGAGGGAGCCAGCATCATCCTCAAGCACAACAAGGTGATCGCCGTCGAGTGCGATGATTACCAGGTCAAATGCAAGCGTTACCGCGTAGAGGCCGAAGAGAACGCCGCCTTCGACACGCCGGAACTGACGGCTACACAGCAGGTCATTGCCGAGGGCAAAATCAGCGGCAACGGCGGGATGGCCATCAAGGGCGGAAAAGGCGCGACCGCCAGCTTCGAGGGTAACGTCGAGCACACAGGCGGCACAATCAGCAGCCCCGACGTCGAGATCAACGGGGTCAAGCAAGGCACCCACAAACACACTACGCCGTCCGGGCTTTCCGACGGCCCGATCAGTGGGTAA
- a CDS encoding phage GP46 family protein — MGKLVLARQYPRQSYPLRLRHCPPDPTFSILRPMDALIDSQTGDYTGTRTYDLHTAVYLRLKTPLASYWADPWLGSRLHELERAKDSATTRRLAQQYAEQALQPLLDDKRATALAVGVSRQQDGWLLLTIVVTQANSAVQTFTHSVKVI; from the coding sequence GTGGGTAAACTGGTTCTGGCGCGGCAATACCCGCGCCAATCTTACCCACTACGCCTCCGTCACTGCCCACCAGACCCCACATTTTCTATTCTGCGCCCTATGGACGCACTCATTGACAGCCAGACCGGCGACTACACCGGCACACGCACCTATGACCTTCACACTGCGGTTTATCTGCGGTTGAAAACCCCGCTGGCCAGCTACTGGGCCGACCCGTGGTTAGGCTCTCGGTTGCATGAGCTGGAACGCGCCAAGGACTCCGCCACAACCCGCCGTTTGGCGCAACAATATGCCGAACAGGCACTGCAACCGTTGCTTGATGACAAGCGTGCCACCGCGTTGGCCGTTGGCGTGAGTCGCCAGCAGGATGGCTGGCTGTTGCTGACGATTGTCGTCACGCAGGCCAATAGCGCCGTCCAGACCTTCACCCATTCGGTAAAAGTGATTTAA
- a CDS encoding phage baseplate assembly protein, with product MPSLNDGAERITLRIGGVSHNDWLDFEVDSDLQTPADGWSFSVGNVEAVLPAEVQAGARAELRTGDDVIMTGQVDEITDNIGRNQHSLGLFGRDASAVLVDCSAPIFTARDMTLQEVIAQIVKPLGVTAIRIQAEKPLPSKKASVDPGDTAWDVLKKAAEASGLWPWVIADGTLVIGGPDYSTPAVDTLIMREDGQGNNLLRLSVTRNVSARYSEVTVLAQGHGSAKADGKHDRRCTVRDTSVPFYRPLIEVVADTDSDEEVQFRARKLMADARLQGFLMTAVVKGLRTTSGQLWEPGQRVQVKSEKHGIDDIYFVMHRRFSGGRGQQLLTTLTLREDGIWLPDAFPKSKRKRKGKGKKALWSSWEQIDNG from the coding sequence ATGCCTTCGCTAAATGACGGTGCCGAGCGTATTACGCTGCGTATCGGCGGGGTGTCCCATAATGACTGGCTGGACTTCGAAGTCGATTCCGACTTGCAGACCCCTGCCGATGGCTGGTCGTTCTCCGTTGGCAATGTGGAAGCGGTGTTACCGGCAGAAGTCCAGGCGGGTGCCAGGGCAGAGCTGCGCACCGGCGACGATGTGATCATGACCGGCCAGGTGGATGAAATCACCGATAATATCGGCAGAAATCAGCATAGCCTGGGGCTGTTTGGCCGTGACGCGTCGGCAGTCTTGGTAGATTGTTCTGCGCCTATCTTCACCGCCCGTGACATGACCCTGCAGGAAGTGATTGCCCAAATCGTCAAGCCCCTGGGCGTCACGGCGATCCGTATCCAGGCAGAAAAACCGCTACCGTCGAAGAAAGCAAGCGTCGACCCAGGCGACACCGCCTGGGATGTACTGAAGAAAGCGGCGGAGGCCAGCGGCCTGTGGCCCTGGGTCATTGCGGACGGCACGCTGGTGATCGGCGGGCCGGATTACAGCACACCGGCAGTCGATACGCTGATCATGCGCGAGGATGGCCAGGGCAATAACCTGCTACGGCTGTCCGTGACCCGTAACGTCAGCGCCCGTTATTCCGAGGTCACGGTACTGGCCCAGGGGCACGGCAGTGCGAAAGCTGACGGCAAGCATGACCGACGCTGCACGGTGCGCGACACCTCCGTGCCGTTCTACCGTCCCCTGATTGAGGTGGTGGCCGATACCGACAGCGACGAAGAGGTACAGTTTCGTGCCCGTAAGCTGATGGCTGACGCCCGGTTGCAGGGTTTTTTGATGACCGCCGTCGTCAAAGGACTGCGCACAACCTCCGGGCAACTTTGGGAGCCGGGGCAACGTGTCCAGGTCAAGAGTGAGAAGCACGGTATTGACGACATTTATTTTGTGATGCATCGCCGCTTCAGCGGCGGACGTGGCCAGCAGCTGCTGACTACGCTGACCCTGCGCGAAGACGGCATCTGGTTGCCGGATGCCTTCCCTAAATCCAAGCGCAAACGCAAAGGGAAAGGCAAAAAAGCCCTCTGGAGCAGCTGGGAGCAGATCGACAATGGCTAA
- a CDS encoding baseplate J/gp47 family protein produces the protein MAYTLPLLDDTAATLLRDISNQLPDADVGKDSDFAIRANSIASAVQGLYQHQVWIVRQMFPDTADHDYLVMHARTRNLHPKPATYAGGKVQLTGNTGVAVKAGLQFRPKGSSLLCQTTEDAIISSDGKVAVAARPLETGTVGNLADNTPGTLLIAPEGIDSDVTILHMTGGTDDEKDASLLARLLEVIRRPAAGGNKYDYHRWAVEVPGVTEAYVYPLRRGYGTVDVVIVANNSMPSEDTIKAVQAHIDEERPVTAKNTLVLAPEEVVTDVSVKVKLSGLSLDEAKKQIRVAITDYFNRLAPGEIAVLKQIGGSITNIVGVIDYDFIKPTGNIVPVVDKTKVQWIRLGTVTVDNMP, from the coding sequence ATGGCGTACACACTACCGCTGCTGGATGATACCGCCGCCACGCTGCTGCGGGATATCAGCAACCAGTTGCCGGATGCCGACGTCGGCAAAGACAGCGATTTTGCCATCCGCGCCAATTCCATCGCCAGCGCGGTGCAGGGACTCTACCAGCACCAGGTGTGGATTGTCCGCCAGATGTTCCCCGACACCGCCGACCATGATTACCTGGTGATGCATGCCCGGACACGTAACCTGCACCCCAAACCCGCCACCTATGCCGGTGGCAAGGTGCAGCTCACAGGCAACACCGGTGTTGCGGTAAAGGCCGGTCTGCAGTTTCGCCCCAAAGGCAGCAGCCTGCTGTGTCAGACCACCGAAGATGCAATCATCAGCAGCGATGGCAAGGTGGCGGTAGCGGCCAGGCCGCTGGAGACCGGCACCGTGGGCAATCTGGCCGACAATACGCCGGGGACGTTGCTTATCGCACCGGAGGGCATCGACAGCGACGTCACCATCCTGCACATGACCGGCGGCACTGACGACGAGAAAGATGCCTCGTTGCTGGCCCGATTGCTCGAAGTGATCCGCCGCCCTGCAGCCGGAGGCAACAAGTACGACTATCACCGCTGGGCGGTTGAGGTGCCGGGTGTCACAGAAGCCTACGTGTACCCTCTGCGCCGGGGCTATGGCACCGTAGACGTGGTGATAGTGGCCAATAACAGTATGCCGTCAGAGGACACCATCAAGGCCGTCCAGGCACATATCGATGAAGAGCGCCCGGTCACGGCGAAAAATACCCTGGTACTGGCCCCGGAAGAGGTTGTAACGGATGTGTCCGTCAAGGTTAAGTTATCGGGACTTTCGCTGGATGAAGCAAAAAAACAAATTAGGGTTGCCATAACCGATTATTTTAATCGCCTGGCACCGGGTGAGATTGCCGTTTTAAAACAAATCGGCGGGAGTATTACCAATATTGTCGGCGTCATCGATTACGACTTTATTAAGCCCACGGGAAATATTGTGCCCGTGGTGGATAAAACCAAAGTGCAATGGATACGCCTGGGCACCGTGACCGTGGATAACATGCCATGA
- a CDS encoding Mu-like prophage major head subunit gpT family protein yields MLVNASTVKAIFVNLKLTFNQAFEAAPSQWQRVATLVPSTGKSNDYSWLSNFPKMRKWIGDKQVKALEANGYSLINDDFEATVAVKRNDIKDDQLGIYAPQAQDAGFSAKQWPDEIVFELLNRGFSAQCYDKKPFFFDKHAVGKAFYSNKGNKPLSIDTVAAARASYGAARTQMRKVKDEEGRPLNILPDLLVVPPALEDVANALMTADRLEDGKVNPYKGTAEVLVEPRLTSDTAWFLLDTKRPLKPLIFQQREAPEFVSQTDMNADDVFMRGEFKFGAEARGQAGFGFWQMAFGSTGDGK; encoded by the coding sequence ATGTTAGTTAACGCATCGACGGTCAAGGCCATTTTCGTCAACCTTAAACTGACCTTTAACCAGGCGTTTGAGGCGGCCCCTTCGCAATGGCAGCGGGTGGCCACCCTGGTGCCGTCTACCGGCAAATCGAACGATTATTCCTGGCTCAGCAACTTTCCGAAAATGCGCAAGTGGATCGGGGACAAGCAGGTCAAGGCGTTGGAGGCCAACGGCTACAGCCTGATCAACGACGACTTCGAAGCCACGGTGGCCGTCAAGCGCAATGATATCAAGGACGATCAACTGGGTATCTATGCGCCCCAGGCCCAGGACGCGGGATTCAGCGCCAAGCAGTGGCCGGATGAAATCGTATTTGAACTGCTTAACCGTGGCTTCAGCGCGCAATGCTATGACAAGAAGCCGTTTTTCTTTGACAAGCACGCGGTGGGCAAGGCGTTTTACTCCAACAAGGGTAACAAGCCGCTGTCCATCGATACCGTGGCAGCAGCCAGGGCGTCGTATGGGGCCGCCCGTACCCAGATGCGCAAGGTGAAGGACGAGGAAGGCCGACCGCTGAACATCCTGCCCGACCTGTTGGTGGTGCCGCCAGCGCTGGAAGATGTGGCCAACGCGCTGATGACGGCTGACCGCCTGGAAGACGGCAAGGTCAACCCGTACAAGGGCACGGCGGAAGTGCTGGTTGAGCCGCGTCTGACCTCCGACACCGCCTGGTTCCTGCTGGACACCAAACGCCCGCTCAAACCGCTGATCTTCCAGCAGCGTGAAGCGCCGGAGTTTGTGTCGCAAACCGACATGAACGCGGACGACGTCTTTATGCGCGGTGAGTTCAAGTTCGGTGCAGAAGCGCGCGGCCAGGCCGGTTTCGGCTTCTGGCAGATGGCCTTCGGCTCCACCGGCGACGGGAAATAA
- a CDS encoding DUF2635 domain-containing protein: MINVIARNGVRVPKEETPDRYITDREAVSVAQSAYYRRRLREGDLLLAKDAPSGDEPAASAPDEQAIPTKVKGAK, translated from the coding sequence ATGATTAACGTGATCGCCCGCAACGGTGTCCGGGTGCCGAAAGAAGAGACGCCCGATCGTTATATCACCGACCGCGAAGCGGTCAGCGTGGCGCAATCCGCTTACTACCGCCGCCGCTTGCGCGAAGGTGATTTGTTGTTGGCCAAGGACGCGCCGTCAGGCGATGAACCGGCGGCCAGCGCTCCAGATGAACAGGCTATTCCCACCAAGGTTAAGGGGGCGAAATGA
- a CDS encoding phage tail tape measure protein: MAREFDTQIKFGVTDNTTPRIRALSAEFRRMSSARETLGIRSERNIQREIARTMAAYNRLERSGTLSANEQIRAYDKMQSSIARLRQEMAGAERQQRSWGKAAFAIGSGIAAGAMTLRKPINDQASYSMHLAELANLAFNKEDVAGRITGKKQLDASIRRALRLGGGTPEQAFAALQSMIRSGSMTVTEAQQSLPGVMMNASATGSDPEAVSNLQASAYNFGLSKKDALSALSVTTTAAQHGRVGVPLLAREMPKALESAKSAGFKGRAGFSQVAALFEAAAIGAGTPEEAATNVTNLLAELTSSNLSNNAKHITIKGKGVDFKALSVKDAAKGLTPLDTVNNLVDTALKYDKNYQGLGKKLASTQDEGERTSLEAQRDLIEGQYISQLFPNQYSKNAFQLYRRQIPYFNKLQHEQMAQFDLPAEKRSAELDFDLIKQEPEFQMHQAQNEKRFATNDAIAPVAKTLGDLADYSSKLAHEFPGLTTAAAGAAVAITALGAAAAVKSGADLLMSRGDDSKGGKAGGGVLGKLKGLFSKGSAGVAEGAVTAGKAAGMLKWVPFLGEAAMAYQGSQDFPLIDIQRGKDQAAKARARGGESNPAMMALMPKPAGALDTLDEIRKWFSGSGQDKAAAAAPAPAAPTVNLAVTLDGREIATAVEQRFDRDGRRK, encoded by the coding sequence ATGGCCCGTGAATTTGATACCCAGATAAAGTTTGGGGTAACGGATAACACGACGCCGCGCATCCGCGCCCTGTCTGCTGAATTCCGCCGCATGAGCAGCGCCCGCGAGACGCTGGGCATCCGCTCGGAGCGTAATATTCAGCGCGAGATCGCCCGCACTATGGCCGCCTATAACCGCCTGGAGCGCAGTGGTACACTGTCGGCCAACGAACAAATCCGCGCCTATGACAAGATGCAGTCGAGCATTGCCCGGCTGCGCCAGGAGATGGCCGGAGCCGAACGTCAGCAGCGCAGCTGGGGCAAGGCGGCATTCGCCATCGGCAGCGGTATAGCGGCAGGAGCCATGACGCTGCGCAAGCCGATCAACGACCAGGCCAGCTACAGTATGCACCTGGCGGAGCTGGCCAACCTCGCCTTCAATAAAGAGGACGTGGCCGGACGCATCACGGGCAAAAAGCAGCTGGATGCCAGTATCCGTAGGGCGCTGCGGTTGGGAGGTGGCACACCGGAGCAGGCGTTTGCCGCCCTGCAGTCGATGATCCGCTCCGGCTCCATGACCGTGACCGAGGCGCAGCAGTCGTTGCCTGGCGTCATGATGAATGCCTCCGCCACCGGCTCTGACCCGGAGGCCGTGTCTAACCTGCAGGCCAGCGCCTATAACTTCGGCTTGTCAAAAAAAGATGCACTCTCCGCGCTGAGCGTGACCACCACGGCGGCGCAGCATGGCCGCGTCGGCGTACCGCTGCTGGCCAGGGAAATGCCCAAGGCGCTGGAGTCGGCGAAATCAGCCGGTTTTAAAGGCCGTGCGGGGTTCTCCCAGGTCGCGGCGCTGTTTGAAGCTGCCGCCATCGGTGCCGGTACGCCGGAAGAGGCGGCGACCAACGTCACCAACCTGTTGGCCGAACTGACCTCCAGTAACCTGTCCAACAACGCCAAGCACATCACGATCAAGGGGAAAGGCGTCGATTTTAAGGCGCTGTCCGTCAAGGATGCGGCCAAAGGGCTGACGCCCCTCGACACCGTCAATAACCTGGTCGATACCGCCCTCAAATATGACAAAAACTATCAGGGTCTGGGTAAGAAACTGGCCAGCACCCAAGACGAAGGCGAACGCACCTCGCTGGAAGCTCAGCGTGATCTGATTGAGGGACAGTACATTTCGCAACTGTTCCCGAACCAGTATTCTAAAAACGCCTTCCAACTCTATCGCCGGCAAATACCCTATTTCAACAAGCTGCAGCATGAGCAGATGGCGCAGTTTGATCTGCCGGCAGAGAAGCGGTCTGCCGAGCTGGACTTTGACCTGATCAAGCAGGAGCCGGAGTTCCAGATGCACCAGGCGCAGAACGAGAAGCGGTTTGCCACTAACGACGCCATAGCCCCAGTTGCCAAAACCCTGGGCGATCTGGCCGACTACAGTTCCAAGCTGGCCCATGAGTTCCCAGGGCTGACCACAGCGGCAGCCGGTGCAGCCGTCGCCATTACGGCGCTGGGGGCTGCTGCTGCAGTGAAATCTGGTGCTGACCTGCTGATGAGCCGTGGCGACGATAGCAAGGGCGGCAAGGCTGGCGGTGGCGTGCTGGGTAAGCTCAAGGGACTTTTCAGCAAAGGCAGTGCCGGAGTGGCCGAAGGTGCAGTGACTGCCGGTAAAGCGGCGGGCATGTTGAAGTGGGTGCCATTCCTGGGCGAAGCCGCGATGGCTTATCAGGGTTCACAGGATTTTCCGCTGATTGATATCCAGCGCGGTAAAGATCAGGCCGCCAAGGCCCGCGCCAGGGGCGGCGAATCCAACCCGGCAATGATGGCGCTGATGCCCAAACCTGCCGGAGCGCTGGATACCCTGGACGAGATCCGCAAGTGGTTCTCCGGCAGCGGCCAGGATAAAGCTGCTGCAGCGGCACCTGCGCCAGCAGCACCGACCGTTAATCTGGCGGTCACGCTGGATGGGCGCGAGATTGCTACCGCTGTAGAGCAACGTTTTGACCGCGATGGGAGAAGAAAATAA
- a CDS encoding gp436 family protein, with translation MYATRDDMVTRFGEREVIALTDLTYTGAIDDQVLAGGLSTASDEINGYIAGRYRLPLPKLPPILKGLACDIARYRLSGTERVCSDEIRDRYRDAIRYLEGVAAGRVSLGTFDDTGTTVPSSATGVKFFSGRRTWARRSTGGGGY, from the coding sequence ATGTACGCCACCCGCGACGATATGGTGACCCGGTTCGGTGAACGGGAAGTGATCGCCCTGACTGACCTCACCTATACCGGTGCGATTGACGATCAGGTGCTGGCAGGCGGGTTATCCACGGCCAGCGACGAGATCAACGGGTATATCGCGGGACGTTATCGTCTGCCGTTGCCCAAGCTGCCGCCGATTCTGAAAGGGCTTGCCTGTGACATTGCCCGCTACCGGCTGAGCGGCACCGAGCGCGTCTGCAGTGACGAAATTCGCGACCGTTACCGGGATGCCATCCGCTATCTGGAAGGCGTGGCGGCGGGTCGCGTCAGCCTGGGCACCTTTGACGATACCGGTACCACCGTACCCTCCAGCGCTACAGGGGTGAAGTTCTTTTCCGGGCGGCGTACCTGGGCACGGCGCTCTACCGGTGGAGGGGGTTACTGA
- a CDS encoding DUF1834 family protein, whose amino-acid sequence MINETELAMIERLRTGLGDMVKEVSSYGGELDDVGAIVRALPAVWITFLGIQSTTPVSTHKNRFRVNARFAVMVTAYNVRQEAAQRRGGPRLDEVGCNLIIRSVRRLLTRQDMGLPIEPLLPGRVRSLFSSRLNEKAMSAYACEFDTVWIEEALECGHWPAPEGDDDPDRVFAWYRGRLDKPYPMHESTGLAYHLDGQGPAVAQDIISTEAKDHD is encoded by the coding sequence ATGATTAACGAAACCGAACTGGCCATGATTGAGCGCCTGCGTACCGGACTGGGCGACATGGTGAAAGAAGTGAGCAGCTATGGCGGCGAACTGGACGACGTCGGGGCTATCGTCCGGGCGTTACCGGCAGTGTGGATCACCTTTCTGGGTATCCAGAGCACCACGCCGGTCAGTACGCATAAAAACCGTTTTCGCGTGAATGCCCGCTTTGCGGTGATGGTCACGGCGTACAACGTGCGCCAGGAGGCGGCGCAGCGTCGTGGCGGGCCTCGACTCGATGAAGTGGGATGCAATCTTATTATCCGCTCCGTTCGCCGCCTGCTGACCCGCCAGGATATGGGCTTGCCGATTGAACCGCTGCTACCGGGCCGGGTGCGTTCGCTGTTCAGTTCCCGGCTCAATGAAAAAGCCATGTCGGCCTATGCCTGCGAGTTCGACACCGTCTGGATCGAAGAGGCGCTGGAGTGCGGCCACTGGCCCGCGCCGGAAGGTGACGACGACCCCGACCGGGTGTTTGCCTGGTATCGCGGGCGGCTCGATAAGCCTTATCCGATGCATGAAAGCACCGGGCTGGCGTATCACCTGGATGGCCAAGGCCCGGCGGTAGCGCAAGACATTATTTCTACAGAGGCAAAAGACCATGATTAA
- a CDS encoding phage tail sheath C-terminal domain-containing protein, protein MSIDATIPIPTYKPGYYFGFNTTLASRALATNDQKLLILAQRTTLPTVAERLTPVDVFSDEEAAVYFGRGSQAHRMAKAAIYANGSLQLAIVGLEDAAAGVAATGALALSGAATGTGQARLSVCGVTVATAVASGDTADVVMTALAKAINTRQELPLSASVEDIPVEGGAKATGKQITLIARNKGTVGNQVGLTATVNAAGLTATLKAMSGGQGDPQLDDALAAIFSAGHTLVISPYSDAGSLRTLSTYLDKVSGPLEQRGAVGVTGWNGTLSAGTTLTTTVNAARITMGWYNGSALPNGELAAVYAAIMASESDPARPLNTLTLPGLDITAQDKWPGRTEQENALSNGLTPFEVSGSTVQIVRAVSTYVKNALDVTDRSLMDITIIRSLDYVRLACRTRMTLRFPREKLTDTRRARIRSELLDVLYSLETLEIVENVDTLKDQLLVTRNRQDDTRADATIPASIVRGLHVFAGTIYLL, encoded by the coding sequence ATGAGCATTGATGCCACTATCCCGATCCCGACGTACAAACCGGGGTATTACTTCGGGTTTAACACCACACTGGCCTCCCGCGCCCTGGCGACCAATGACCAGAAACTGCTGATTTTGGCCCAGCGTACCACGTTGCCTACGGTGGCGGAGCGATTGACGCCGGTCGATGTGTTCAGCGACGAAGAAGCTGCCGTCTATTTCGGGCGCGGCTCCCAGGCGCACCGTATGGCCAAGGCAGCGATTTACGCCAATGGCTCTCTGCAGCTGGCGATTGTCGGCCTGGAGGATGCGGCGGCCGGTGTGGCGGCAACCGGTGCCCTGGCGTTGTCGGGTGCGGCCACCGGCACGGGCCAGGCGCGGCTGTCGGTCTGTGGCGTCACCGTTGCCACCGCCGTGGCCAGCGGCGATACGGCGGATGTGGTGATGACTGCGCTGGCGAAAGCCATCAACACGCGCCAGGAACTGCCCCTGTCTGCCAGCGTGGAAGACATCCCGGTGGAAGGCGGAGCCAAAGCGACAGGCAAGCAAATTACCCTGATTGCCCGTAATAAGGGCACCGTGGGCAATCAGGTCGGCTTGACGGCCACGGTGAACGCTGCCGGGCTAACGGCCACCTTGAAGGCCATGAGCGGCGGCCAGGGCGACCCCCAACTGGATGATGCCCTGGCGGCTATCTTCAGCGCCGGTCATACCCTGGTGATTTCGCCGTACTCCGATGCCGGTTCACTGCGCACCTTGTCCACCTACCTGGATAAGGTCTCCGGGCCGCTGGAGCAGCGCGGCGCGGTTGGCGTCACCGGGTGGAACGGCACGCTGTCCGCTGGCACCACGCTGACCACGACTGTTAACGCCGCGCGCATCACGATGGGCTGGTACAACGGCTCCGCACTGCCGAACGGTGAGCTGGCCGCCGTGTATGCCGCCATCATGGCCAGCGAGTCCGATCCGGCGCGCCCGCTCAACACGCTGACACTGCCGGGGCTGGATATCACCGCGCAGGACAAGTGGCCGGGGCGTACCGAACAGGAGAACGCACTGAGTAACGGGCTGACGCCGTTTGAGGTCAGCGGCAGCACCGTACAAATCGTGCGCGCCGTCAGTACCTACGTCAAAAACGCGCTGGATGTCACCGACCGGTCACTGATGGATATCACCATCATCCGTTCCCTGGACTACGTGCGCCTGGCGTGCCGTACCCGCATGACGCTGCGTTTCCCGCGTGAAAAGCTGACCGATACCCGCCGGGCGCGTATTCGCTCCGAACTGCTGGACGTACTCTATAGCCTGGAAACGTTAGAGATCGTCGAGAACGTGGACACGCTGAAAGACCAGCTCCTCGTCACGCGTAATCGGCAGGACGACACCCGCGCCGATGCCACTATCCCGGCGTCCATCGTTCGCGGCCTGCATGTGTTCGCGGGCACCATTTATCTGCTGTAA